The segment TATCTGCATGTTTGAAGACCATCAACAAACGGTCAAAGTCGCGTTCTAGCATAGAGAAGTATGCCATCATATGATGACCAAATAATACAGGTTGCGCCCGTTGTAAATGCGTATAGCCAGGCATGATAACATCACTGTATTTTTCAGCTGTTTCGATGAGGGCTTTTTGCATATCTACGATGAGCTCGCCCATTTCTACTACGGCTTTACGCACGTACATATGTAAATCAACTGCACATTGGTCATTACGGCTACGACCTGTATGTAAGCGGCCACCTGCTTCGCCGATATCATCGGTTAAGCGCTTTTCAATATTCATATGAATATCTTCAAGAGCTACGGAGAATGGGAACTCCCCTTTATCGATTTGGCCTTTAATCTTTGTTAAGCCCTCAACAATAGCATCCCGATCTGCGTCGGAGATAATATTTTGTTTTGCCAGCATTGTAGCATGTGCTTTACTGCCTGCAATATCTTCGGCGTACATCCGCGCATCAAAAGCGATAGAGGATGTAAAATCCTCTACCGCTTTATCAGTGCCTTTTGTGAAACGCCCGCCCCACAATTTAGCCATTATTTACCTGCCTTTTCTTTCATTAATGCATTAATTTTAAGAGGTAAACCGAACAAGTTGATGAAACCAGCCGCATCAGCTTGGTTGTATACATCATCTTCTTCGAATGTTACGAAATCTTCGCTGTACAAGGAGTATGGAGAAGTTGCACCAGCAGAGATAATGTTGCCTTTGTACAATTTAAGTTTTACTTCACCAGTTACAGTTTTTTGAGTTTCATCAACGAATGCTTGCAAAGCGTTCATCAATGGTGCGAACCACATGCCATCGTATACAAGTTCAGCGTATTTGTTAGCAATAAGTTCTTTGTAGTGGTATGTAGCTCTGTCGAGGCAAAGGTATTCAAGTTCTCTATGAGCATACATGATGATGGATCCACCTGGGTTTTCATAAACGCCACGGGATTTCATGCCTACTAATCTATTTTCAACGATATCTACAACGCCTACGCCATAGTGTGCACCGATTTCGTTGAGTTTTTCTAATAATTGTAATGGAGTACCTTCTTGGCCATCTACTGCTACAGGTACGCCATCTTTGAAGAATACAGTTACATAACCAGCTTCATCTGGAGCTTGTTCAGGAGTATGTGTTACCAAGTACACATCATCTTTAGGAGCATTTGCTGGATTTTCAAGATCGCCGCCTTCATGGGACAAATGCCATACGTTTTGGTCCATGGAATATGGATGGGATTTCGTAGCTACAACTGGAATATCATGTTTAGCAGCGTATTCCATGCAGTCTGTTCTGGATTTCAAATCCCATTCTCTCCAAGGAGCGATGATTTTCATATTAGGAGCCAATGCTTTGATAGCAAGTTCGAAACGAACTTGGTCATTACCTTTACCAGTCGCACCGTGAGCGATAGCATCAGCACCTTCTTTTTTAGCAATATCTACAAGGATTTTACCGATTAAAGGTCTAGCGAAGGATGTACCTAATAAATATTTACCTTCATAAACTGCACCCGCTTTTACTGTTGGCCATACATAATCTTTTACGAACTCTTCTTTAGCATCAACGATGTACGCTTTAGAAGCACCGGATTTGATTGCTTTTTTCTCAACTGCATCATAATCCTCAGGTTGGCCCAAGTCTACGCACACTGCGATAACTTCAGCTCCATAATTTTCTTTTAACCAAGGAATGATAACGGATGTGTCTAAACCACCAGAATATGCGAGTACTACTTTATTTGCTTTACCCATGATAACACCTCATAAAAAACTTACTATGTATTTAAACTCATATAATCAATATTATATCAGATAATTGTGAAAGCACCGTGGCATCTAGCTCAACGGTCATTCCCTCTTTCTGACAAAAAATAGTATACACCTGTATAATTATAAATGCAAGCATTATTTTTATTCAATTTAGTAATATATTTCGATTCCGAACTAACATAATAAAAAAGCTATATTCAGTGATTTAATACTAGACATAGCTTCATTTCTTACGATGGACTATCTATTCTTACTTAATATCAATAGGTGAAAACTGGTAATCTAAAGCTATCTTATAATCTGTAGTTGTATTTATTGATGCTTTTAAAGTATTAACTATTAAAGACTGAATTTCACCTATAACCGAGTAAAGCTCATTTTGAGCTTCATTAATAATCGCTTCAATACGAACATCTAAATCATAAGACCTAGAAATTCTATAATCACCTGTACTGTAGTCTACATTGCTAAATAGCTTTAATATATTTATCTTAGATATCGCTATATCGAAAGCATTTATACTATTTAAAATATTATTTTTATCTATTTCATTTACGCCTATAACGGTCTCATTTTGAATATGTGGGATTGAATCCACAATGTATTGCTCTCTAACAGCAACTCGCAAAGACTCATCAGTCATTATTTGTTCTCTATCTAACGCTTTATCCCAAAAACAATGCCTTACAGTCATACAATCATGTTCATCATCGTAGTAAACTATCCAGTTTTCAAATTTATTAGCATCTGTTTGTTCAATATAAAAGATTTCACGGGCATAGGAATCAATATCAAGTGCTTCAGACTTATAATCTAATCCTCCAGGACCTCTTAAATAATAGGATATAAAATTCTCCAATCGAAGCATAGCAAACTTAATAATAGGTTTTGCTCCAATATAAATAGATAAAAAATTGCCTTCCTCATACTGCTTTAATTCAATATTATCCAATAATTATGCTCCTAATACTCAAAACTCTCTCTAAATGTATCTATTATTACTAATGTAGCAAAAAAATCTCTGTTCGCCAATTAATTATTCATTAGCAAACAGAGATTATAAAATATATTCAATTATTCATCCACAAGTCCTAGGTCTTGTTGGTATGCATAGTCCGCTTCCGCTTGTGTAATCATGCCTTGGTCTACCATTTGTTCAAGCACCAGTTTTTGTCTAGCCTTAGCCCCTTTATAGTTCGTATAGGGATCCAAATAAGATGGTGCATTAGGCAAGGCGGCTAACATGGCACTTTGACCTAGTGTCAATCGGCTTGGACTTGTTCCAAAATAGCCATGAGCAGCTTCGTAAATACCGTAGTAATTATGACCATAATATACAGTATTTAAATACATGGTGAGGATTTCTTCTTTCGAGTAGTAATGTTCCATTTCACTAGCAAGGATTGCTTCCTCTACCTTACGACTCATGATGCGTTTTGATGAAAGGAAGAGATTTTT is part of the Veillonella nakazawae genome and harbors:
- a CDS encoding argininosuccinate synthase, with translation MGKANKVVLAYSGGLDTSVIIPWLKENYGAEVIAVCVDLGQPEDYDAVEKKAIKSGASKAYIVDAKEEFVKDYVWPTVKAGAVYEGKYLLGTSFARPLIGKILVDIAKKEGADAIAHGATGKGNDQVRFELAIKALAPNMKIIAPWREWDLKSRTDCMEYAAKHDIPVVATKSHPYSMDQNVWHLSHEGGDLENPANAPKDDVYLVTHTPEQAPDEAGYVTVFFKDGVPVAVDGQEGTPLQLLEKLNEIGAHYGVGVVDIVENRLVGMKSRGVYENPGGSIIMYAHRELEYLCLDRATYHYKELIANKYAELVYDGMWFAPLMNALQAFVDETQKTVTGEVKLKLYKGNIISAGATSPYSLYSEDFVTFEEDDVYNQADAAGFINLFGLPLKINALMKEKAGK